ATACTTTTTTAACTCTTCATTGCTAAAAACACTTCTTTTTCTACACTTAGAAATAAAGTCGGTCTCATCTTTAATTTCATCGATTTTATCTTCTGCAATGGCAATAGTAGTAATGACACTGCTATAATAAGCACTTTTTCCTTTTTCGGCTGTCCTATAAAATACGATGACATCACCCCGATTTATTCCCCTTTCAATTGAGCGGCAAATATACACTTTACTTAAGGCGTTCCGGTGAGGTTCGTGTTCAATGAAATTTTGAGGTGATTCGGTCCTCAAAAAAGAATCAGGTAACAATTCAGTATGATATTCAGGATATATAGGGACAAGGAAAATACTGTTATTGCTAATACCAATAAATGGAAAAGTCAATTTTGGATTTTCAATATTAAAATTTGGTTTAAAATCACGCACATAAACCAATTCAGCGCTATTTCCTTTAGTCCCATAAGGCGCAAATCCCCAATCTTCCAGTAAGGCAATCAGGCGTTTTTGTTCATCTCGTTTATCAAAAATGGTTACATAGATTTCTTCAACTTTTTGAGCAATGGCATTGTCAAATATTATTTTCATAAACCGCTCGCCCAACCTTACACCATTGCTTACCACTTTAAAGGTTCCAACTTTTAATCTCTTTTTAGGTTTGAACGAAGGGGTAATATCTGAATAAGGTTCGTCTTTATCTTCTGTTTTCAGGAAAAGAAAAGAAAGCAGTTTGCCGTTTTCGCTGTTACTTGTAACATAAACCTTATCGTTCGCTTTTTTATGAAACCACTTATCGAAACCCGGGTAATCTTCCTTTAGCGTATCAAAGAAAGGGTCGTCTAAATCCAGTTCACCAAACAATCTTTGCTGAACACCTAAAACCTGATATTTAACCAATTCAGGGTTCTCGGCATAAATTTTTTCAAGGAACGAGTTTATTGTATAAACACGGTCAGCAATATCAAGGTCTGCTGCTTTGGTATGTATTTTCTTGTCCTCTGAAATAAGCAGATCAACCCTGCCAACATATACTTCATTTAAAAGTTGGGTATCGTTTCTATCATTGTCGTTGTGGTCATATTTAGCTGAAACTTGTTTTACTTCTTCAGGCATTGCAGCTATGGTAAGCAGTTGCTCATAGCTTTCTAATTTTATCCTGAATGTTTCAACGGTTATATTATTCGGATTCTTTTCAATTTCATGAATTGTAACAGGGTGAATACACTTCTGATATTTCACTTTGTCGAGCCACTTGAATAAAATTCCAATGTCCTGATTAAAGACCCTTCCAGCTTCTCTGTGAATGATAATATTTGTGTCTAATAGGGCTTTCATATGTTAATGTTATTATGCAATTCGTATTTCTCCATCTGCAAAATGGATTTGTTATTATTCTCAGAAAGCCAAGAAAAATATCTGTCTAAACCAGCATTTGTCAAATTAATCGAATACTCAATTCCCATAATACCCAATACAAAATATAGATTATCAACTTGATGTATTCCGTTGTCCATTGAAGAGATCTCAGGAATTAAAAAATCATACTCATTTAACTT
The Phnomibacter ginsenosidimutans genome window above contains:
- a CDS encoding PIN domain-containing protein → MKALLDTNIIIHREAGRVFNQDIGILFKWLDKVKYQKCIHPVTIHEIEKNPNNITVETFRIKLESYEQLLTIAAMPEEVKQVSAKYDHNDNDRNDTQLLNEVYVGRVDLLISEDKKIHTKAADLDIADRVYTINSFLEKIYAENPELVKYQVLGVQQRLFGELDLDDPFFDTLKEDYPGFDKWFHKKANDKVYVTSNSENGKLLSFLFLKTEDKDEPYSDITPSFKPKKRLKVGTFKVVSNGVRLGERFMKIIFDNAIAQKVEEIYVTIFDKRDEQKRLIALLEDWGFAPYGTKGNSAELVYVRDFKPNFNIENPKLTFPFIGISNNSIFLVPIYPEYHTELLPDSFLRTESPQNFIEHEPHRNALSKVYICRSIERGINRGDVIVFYRTAEKGKSAYYSSVITTIAIAEDKIDEIKDETDFISKCRKRSVFSNEELKKYWDWNPYYRPFIINFLYVYSFQLGKRMNRQTLLELGIISGADNELRGLKKITKEQFLVILKQTSTNESIVVY